The proteins below come from a single Paludibacter jiangxiensis genomic window:
- a CDS encoding ammonium transporter has translation MRKSILIAVGLLIACTFPALAQATAAVTNVPAPKVDTGDTAWVIMSAALILLMTIPGLALFYGGLVRRKNILNVMMQCFIITAIVSIEWIVCGYSLSFSSSKGALAPFIGGLDWSFLNGIGIGDLSPYFISHAQATGKIVNGAPEMTGTIPHIVYIMYQCMFAVITPAVVIGAFAERINFKGFLVFTLLWSIFVYNPIAHWAWSADGWLAKLGLMDFSGGTVVEINSGITAIVTVLLLGRRRDYQGHAIPPHNIPFVAIGAALLWFGWIGFNAGSGLSADFLAGNAFLTTHMATAVAAAVWAVLDWVVGKKPTVVGICTGAVAGLVAITPANGFVDVKGAMVIGLVAAIICFLMVAFVKVKLGYDDSLDVFGIHGIAGIVGTLFTGLFATPAVTKYFATAGNHPGAGLFYGNAHQFLVQLMGVGATIAFSATGTFILFKLVQLTIGIRATDKEEALGLDESYHAETGYTYFD, from the coding sequence ATGAGAAAATCTATTCTGATTGCGGTAGGACTCCTTATCGCATGCACTTTCCCTGCACTAGCACAGGCAACAGCAGCTGTTACCAATGTTCCTGCTCCTAAAGTAGATACGGGTGATACCGCCTGGGTTATCATGTCTGCCGCGCTGATTCTTTTAATGACCATTCCCGGTCTGGCGTTGTTTTACGGAGGCCTTGTCCGTCGTAAAAATATACTGAATGTGATGATGCAGTGCTTTATCATTACCGCCATTGTCAGCATCGAGTGGATCGTATGTGGCTACAGCCTTTCCTTCAGCAGTTCAAAAGGCGCATTGGCTCCGTTTATCGGAGGCCTCGACTGGTCATTCCTCAACGGCATAGGCATAGGCGACCTGAGCCCCTACTTCATCTCGCACGCGCAGGCAACCGGCAAAATAGTCAACGGAGCGCCCGAAATGACCGGCACTATTCCTCACATTGTTTACATCATGTACCAGTGCATGTTTGCCGTTATCACCCCGGCCGTTGTCATCGGAGCATTTGCAGAACGCATCAATTTCAAGGGATTTCTCGTATTTACGTTATTATGGTCAATCTTCGTTTACAATCCTATTGCTCACTGGGCATGGTCGGCTGACGGCTGGCTTGCCAAACTGGGCCTGATGGACTTCTCGGGCGGTACCGTTGTGGAAATCAACTCGGGTATCACGGCCATCGTCACCGTTTTATTGCTGGGACGCCGCCGCGACTATCAGGGACACGCCATTCCCCCTCACAATATTCCTTTCGTGGCTATCGGTGCAGCTCTGCTCTGGTTCGGATGGATCGGCTTCAACGCCGGTAGCGGACTGAGCGCCGACTTCCTGGCCGGCAACGCATTCCTTACCACGCACATGGCAACCGCCGTTGCAGCAGCCGTATGGGCCGTGCTCGACTGGGTTGTAGGTAAAAAACCGACCGTGGTAGGCATCTGTACCGGCGCCGTTGCCGGTTTGGTAGCCATCACACCTGCCAATGGTTTTGTAGACGTGAAAGGCGCTATGGTCATCGGACTGGTTGCTGCCATTATCTGCTTCCTGATGGTTGCTTTTGTCAAGGTGAAACTTGGCTACGACGACTCGCTCGACGTATTCGGTATCCACGGAATTGCAGGTATTGTAGGAACGTTGTTCACCGGATTGTTTGCCACTCCGGCAGTGACCAAATATTTTGCCACCGCAGGCAACCACCCCGGCGCCGGCCTCTTCTACGGCAACGCGCATCAATTTCTGGTACAACTTATGGGCGTAGGCGCCACCATCGCCTTCTCTGCTACCGGAACCTTCATACTATTCAAGCTGGTACAGCTTACCATCGGCATCCGTGCTACCGATAAGGAAGAAGCACTCGGTCTCGATGAATCGTACCACGCAGAAACAGGCTATACCTACTTCGATTGA
- a CDS encoding P-II family nitrogen regulator, with amino-acid sequence MKKIEAIVRKSKFEDVKQALYDAGIEWFSYWDITGLGKSTEEQVVRGQVFQSKYIQRRMLSVVVRDVNLEKTINAIINSARTGDAGDGKIFVSDIEGTYRIRTGENGPEALYNKEE; translated from the coding sequence ATGAAAAAAATCGAAGCAATTGTCCGCAAATCCAAATTTGAAGACGTAAAACAAGCCTTGTACGATGCCGGAATCGAATGGTTTTCCTATTGGGACATCACCGGTTTGGGAAAATCCACAGAAGAACAAGTCGTTAGAGGCCAGGTCTTCCAGTCAAAATACATCCAGCGCCGCATGTTGTCGGTTGTCGTCCGCGATGTGAACCTCGAAAAAACAATCAACGCCATCATCAATTCGGCCCGCACAGGCGATGCCGGCGACGGTAAAATATTCGTTTCCGACATTGAAGGAACCTATCGTATCCGTACCGGCGAAAACGGTCCCGAAGCATTATACAATAAAGAAGAATAA
- a CDS encoding ACP phosphodiesterase, whose translation MNYLAHIYLSGDDRQCQVGNFIGDFVKGNRYEDYPEKIRQGILLHRQIDSFTDSHPLVLDTVAMLRPEFGRYSGIIADVFFDHLLASGFRHYSNGKSLRCVSVNFYYAMLRYYPYLPSRVKRFIWHFISTNRLMRYATYEGLNESFTIMSNYKIPALRPEETIAFLRQNHTELEERFAGFFPELEAFVENVEI comes from the coding sequence ATGAACTATCTTGCGCATATATATCTTTCGGGCGATGATCGTCAGTGTCAGGTTGGCAACTTTATAGGTGATTTTGTAAAAGGGAATCGTTACGAAGATTATCCGGAAAAAATACGCCAGGGAATTTTGCTTCACCGGCAAATCGACAGCTTTACCGACAGCCATCCGCTGGTGCTCGACACAGTGGCTATGCTTCGACCCGAATTTGGGCGCTATTCCGGAATTATTGCCGATGTTTTCTTCGATCACTTGCTCGCTTCCGGCTTTCGTCACTACTCCAACGGGAAATCGCTACGGTGTGTGTCGGTCAATTTTTACTATGCCATGTTGCGTTACTATCCGTACCTGCCTTCGCGTGTAAAAAGATTTATCTGGCATTTTATCTCCACTAACCGTCTGATGCGTTATGCCACATATGAGGGTTTGAACGAGTCGTTTACAATCATGTCCAATTATAAGATTCCGGCGCTTCGTCCTGAAGAGACTATCGCTTTCCTCCGCCAAAATCACACCGAACTGGAAGAACGCTTCGCCGGCTTCTTTCCCGAACTGGAGGCATTTGTAGAAAATGTGGAGATTTGA
- a CDS encoding GNAT family N-acetyltransferase gives MNLRLQLDTTNINWDLVVHILQSAGMAYRTPEVHERAFNRSHTVVFVFDDENLVGFGRALSDGEYQAAIYDVAVLPDYQGKGIGKIILQTILEHIPNCNAILYAAPGKEKFYEKENFRRMKTGMALFVNGESMKTKGFTE, from the coding sequence ATGAATTTACGACTACAACTTGATACAACGAATATCAACTGGGATTTGGTGGTTCATATCCTTCAGAGTGCAGGTATGGCATATCGCACTCCCGAAGTGCATGAACGGGCATTTAATCGTAGCCATACCGTGGTATTTGTGTTTGATGACGAAAACCTCGTGGGTTTTGGAAGAGCTTTATCGGATGGCGAATACCAAGCGGCGATTTATGATGTTGCCGTGCTTCCCGATTATCAGGGGAAAGGAATCGGTAAAATAATACTTCAAACCATTTTAGAGCATATCCCCAATTGCAATGCTATTTTATACGCTGCTCCCGGCAAGGAAAAATTCTATGAGAAAGAAAATTTCAGGAGAATGAAAACGGGAATGGCTCTGTTTGTGAACGGAGAAAGCATGAAAACGAAAGGATTTACAGAATAG
- a CDS encoding cobyrinate a,c-diamide synthase — translation MNNGFIIAGTNSGSGKTTVTIGLMRLLCRQGMRVAPFKTGPDYIDPAFHSVATATSSHNLDTYLLGEDTARYLFAKYSQNSDIAVVEGVMGMFDGIGEDGGGSTAELARALDLPVILVVSCKALYQSVAAIINGFARFDERVQVAGVILNHVYSDEQFSFLQRYIENHCGVACLGYLPPDGGIGLESRHLGLIQAGEVETLIEKTDRIADLMAQHIDMTRLLEVTRTDRQTFTACKPAGFDIPLQGLKLGVAFDKAFSFYYRANLDLLEENGAELHSFSPLAEVELPKEINALYLGGGYPEVFARELSENHTMLQSIRDAAENGMPIYGECGGLMYLTEGISPTEGEFYPMCGVFDCHTEMTTRLQHFGYCRVGWDDVQTLAHEFHHSQLIPASETPNYNFSFDIEKPENHRRWQGGLSYKNVLAGYPHIHFYSDASFFRKLAGWWKNQ, via the coding sequence ATGAACAACGGATTTATCATAGCGGGAACCAATAGCGGGAGCGGTAAAACCACCGTTACCATCGGCCTGATGCGACTGCTCTGCCGACAGGGGATGCGGGTGGCTCCCTTCAAAACCGGTCCCGACTATATCGATCCGGCTTTTCACAGCGTGGCTACAGCTACCTCGTCGCATAATCTGGACACTTATCTGCTGGGCGAAGATACTGCCCGCTACCTTTTTGCCAAATATAGCCAAAACAGCGATATTGCGGTAGTGGAAGGAGTAATGGGTATGTTCGACGGCATTGGCGAAGATGGAGGCGGAAGCACGGCCGAACTGGCACGGGCGCTTGACTTACCGGTAATTCTGGTGGTGAGCTGCAAAGCCCTTTACCAGAGCGTGGCGGCCATTATAAACGGTTTTGCCCGTTTCGACGAACGGGTGCAGGTGGCCGGTGTAATTCTTAACCACGTTTACAGCGACGAACAGTTCTCTTTTTTGCAGCGCTATATCGAAAATCATTGCGGCGTGGCCTGCCTGGGCTACCTGCCTCCCGACGGCGGCATCGGACTCGAAAGCCGTCATCTGGGACTGATACAGGCCGGAGAGGTGGAGACGTTGATCGAGAAAACCGACCGTATTGCCGACCTGATGGCACAACATATAGACATGACCCGTTTACTCGAGGTAACCCGTACCGACAGACAAACGTTTACGGCCTGCAAGCCCGCTGGTTTCGATATTCCCTTGCAGGGGTTAAAGCTGGGAGTAGCCTTCGATAAAGCCTTCAGTTTTTACTACCGTGCCAACCTCGATCTGCTGGAAGAGAACGGTGCCGAATTGCACTCTTTCAGTCCCTTGGCCGAGGTTGAATTACCGAAGGAAATCAATGCGCTCTATCTGGGCGGCGGTTATCCCGAAGTGTTTGCCCGCGAACTGAGCGAAAACCACACGATGCTGCAAAGTATCCGCGATGCCGCCGAAAACGGGATGCCAATCTATGGAGAGTGCGGCGGACTGATGTACCTTACCGAAGGGATTAGTCCCACGGAAGGAGAGTTTTACCCCATGTGCGGGGTGTTCGATTGTCACACTGAGATGACTACCCGTTTGCAGCACTTCGGCTATTGCAGAGTCGGCTGGGACGATGTGCAGACACTGGCACACGAGTTTCACCATTCACAACTGATTCCTGCTTCCGAAACGCCCAATTATAATTTCAGTTTCGATATCGAAAAACCCGAAAATCATCGTCGCTGGCAGGGCGGACTCTCCTACAAGAACGTACTCGCAGGCTATCCACATATTCATTTCTATTCGGACGCGTCGTTCTTCAGAAAGCTCGCCGGATGGTGGAAAAACCAGTAA
- the argS gene encoding arginine--tRNA ligase gives MSIEAKITQAVITAVKELYGADTDAKTVQLQKTKKEFEGDLTVVVFPFAKAARKGPEQAANEIGEYLKANEPLITSFNVIKGFLNLSIAQNYWLQTLAAINANDTFGRANATEESPLVMIEYSSPNTNKPLHLGHIRNNLLGFSLGEIVKANGQKLVKTNIVNDRGIHICKSMLAWQKFGNGETPASSGKKGDHLVGDYYVKFDQEYKAQIKELMGQGQSEEDAKRNAPMIVEAQEMLRKWEAGDEEVRNLWKTMNGWVYSGFDETYKKMGVDFDKIYYESQTYLEGKSKVEEGLAKGVFYRREDGSVWADLTNDGLDEKLLLRADGTSVYMTQDIGTAKLRFDDFPIDKMVYVVGNEQNYHFQVLSILLDKLGFKWGKDLVHFSYGMVELPEGKMKSREGTVVDADDLIEEMVGTARETSQELGKLDGCTEEEAENIARMVGLGALKYFILKVDPRKNMTFNPKESIDFNGNTGPFIQYTHARIKSVLRKAADMQLAAVVDADAALNLSEKEISLVQMLADFPNVVKEAGDEYSPAVVANYVYDLAKEYNQFYHDHSILKEENEQLRAFRLTLSRNIAKVIKTGMSLLGIEVPERM, from the coding sequence ATGAGCATTGAAGCAAAAATCACACAGGCGGTTATCACAGCCGTAAAAGAATTGTACGGAGCCGACACCGATGCAAAAACGGTTCAGTTACAGAAAACAAAAAAAGAGTTTGAGGGAGACCTCACGGTAGTTGTTTTTCCGTTTGCCAAGGCAGCACGCAAAGGCCCGGAGCAGGCAGCTAACGAAATAGGCGAATACCTCAAAGCTAACGAGCCGCTTATTACCTCTTTCAATGTAATCAAAGGCTTTCTCAATCTCAGTATTGCTCAGAATTACTGGTTGCAGACGCTGGCGGCTATCAATGCCAACGATACTTTCGGTAGGGCAAACGCCACAGAAGAATCTCCTTTGGTGATGATCGAATATTCATCGCCAAACACCAATAAACCCCTTCACCTCGGCCATATCCGTAATAACCTGCTCGGTTTCAGTCTCGGCGAAATTGTAAAGGCCAACGGACAAAAACTGGTCAAGACCAACATTGTGAACGACCGCGGTATTCATATCTGCAAGTCGATGCTGGCATGGCAGAAGTTCGGCAACGGCGAAACACCTGCATCATCGGGTAAAAAAGGAGATCACTTGGTAGGCGATTACTACGTAAAATTCGACCAGGAATACAAAGCCCAGATCAAAGAACTGATGGGGCAGGGACAGAGCGAAGAAGATGCCAAGCGCAATGCTCCTATGATTGTGGAAGCGCAGGAAATGCTCCGTAAATGGGAAGCCGGCGACGAAGAGGTGCGCAATCTCTGGAAAACGATGAATGGTTGGGTTTACTCGGGTTTTGATGAAACCTACAAGAAAATGGGCGTTGATTTCGACAAGATATACTATGAATCGCAGACTTACCTCGAAGGAAAATCGAAGGTGGAAGAAGGACTTGCAAAAGGCGTATTCTATCGCCGCGAGGATGGTTCGGTTTGGGCTGATCTTACCAATGACGGTCTGGACGAAAAACTGCTGCTTCGTGCCGACGGAACTTCCGTTTACATGACACAGGATATCGGTACCGCCAAGCTTCGTTTTGACGATTTTCCTATCGATAAAATGGTCTATGTAGTGGGTAACGAACAAAATTACCACTTTCAGGTGCTCTCTATTTTGCTCGACAAACTGGGCTTCAAATGGGGCAAAGACCTCGTACACTTCTCTTACGGAATGGTAGAATTGCCCGAAGGGAAGATGAAGAGCCGCGAAGGTACTGTGGTGGATGCCGACGACCTGATAGAAGAGATGGTGGGTACCGCCCGCGAAACTTCGCAGGAGCTGGGCAAACTGGACGGTTGTACCGAAGAGGAAGCCGAAAACATCGCCCGCATGGTGGGACTTGGTGCTTTGAAATACTTTATCCTGAAGGTGGATCCGCGCAAAAACATGACCTTCAATCCGAAAGAGTCGATAGACTTCAATGGCAATACCGGACCGTTTATTCAATATACTCATGCCCGCATCAAATCGGTACTGCGCAAGGCAGCCGACATGCAACTTGCAGCTGTAGTAGATGCTGATGCAGCGTTGAATCTTTCGGAAAAAGAGATTAGTCTGGTGCAGATGCTGGCCGACTTCCCCAATGTTGTGAAAGAAGCCGGAGATGAATATTCTCCTGCTGTGGTTGCCAACTACGTTTATGATCTGGCAAAGGAATACAACCAGTTCTATCACGATCATTCTATTCTGAAAGAGGAGAACGAACAGCTCCGCGCTTTCCGTCTTACTCTCTCCCGCAACATTGCCAAGGTCATCAAGACCGGCATGAGTCTGTTGGGAATCGAAGTGCCGGAAAGAATGTAA
- a CDS encoding MBL fold metallo-hydrolase, with protein MKKGFSMNKLVKKLAYITGAFLLLVIVLGLIYFFKFRSETQKMSPCPTQELASGLYSINDSFVNMYLVKDGDNYIAIDAGNDAVAIEKGLKQLQIDPSRVTTVLLTHSDADHTAALKLFRNAELRFSKEEEQMINGKTARAAGMHNSIDRKQYKLINDGETFVVGTTSVRGILTPGHTPGSMCYLVNNRWLFTGDALGLKHGKIVPFNDFFNMNTAQAVKSISNVTLLRRVELLLTGHYGCSDKFDKIAAEWDKEKR; from the coding sequence ATGAAGAAAGGATTTAGTATGAACAAATTGGTAAAAAAACTGGCATATATCACAGGCGCATTTTTGCTCCTTGTTATCGTACTTGGGTTGATATATTTCTTTAAGTTCAGGTCTGAAACACAAAAAATGAGCCCTTGTCCTACTCAGGAACTGGCAAGCGGACTGTATTCCATCAACGACTCTTTTGTCAATATGTATCTGGTGAAAGATGGCGATAATTATATTGCCATTGATGCCGGAAATGATGCAGTGGCTATTGAAAAAGGTCTGAAACAATTACAGATAGATCCTTCCAGAGTTACGACAGTTTTGCTGACTCACTCAGATGCAGATCATACAGCTGCGTTGAAACTCTTCAGGAATGCCGAACTGCGTTTTTCGAAAGAAGAAGAACAGATGATTAATGGTAAGACTGCCAGAGCGGCAGGAATGCACAACAGCATTGACCGAAAACAGTACAAGCTGATAAATGATGGCGAAACATTTGTGGTTGGTACTACCAGTGTCAGAGGCATTCTCACACCCGGACATACACCCGGTTCGATGTGTTACCTTGTCAATAACCGGTGGTTGTTTACCGGCGATGCGTTAGGTCTCAAACATGGGAAAATAGTTCCGTTCAACGACTTCTTCAATATGAACACCGCTCAGGCCGTCAAGTCCATCTCCAATGTAACGTTACTTCGCAGGGTGGAACTGCTTCTGACGGGACACTACGGATGCAGCGATAAGTTTGATAAAATTGCTGCCGAATGGGATAAAGAGAAGCGGTAG
- a CDS encoding YraN family protein has protein sequence MAQHNELGKEGEEASANYLIKHGYTIRHRNWFAEKLELDIVAEKDGWLVVVEVKSRSTETFEHPADAITAAKIRRIVMATDAYIQQYAIDTPTRFDVIAALPSPNGYRIEHIEDAFIAPVN, from the coding sequence ATGGCACAACACAACGAACTGGGCAAGGAAGGCGAAGAAGCCTCGGCCAATTATTTGATAAAACATGGCTATACTATTCGCCATCGCAACTGGTTTGCCGAAAAACTGGAACTGGACATTGTGGCCGAAAAGGATGGCTGGTTGGTGGTTGTTGAAGTCAAATCTCGCTCAACGGAGACATTCGAGCATCCGGCTGATGCAATTACCGCTGCCAAGATTCGTCGGATCGTAATGGCTACCGATGCTTATATTCAACAGTATGCCATCGACACGCCGACTCGCTTTGATGTGATAGCCGCACTACCCTCTCCCAACGGTTATCGCATCGAACATATTGAAGATGCTTTTATAGCTCCTGTAAATTAA
- a CDS encoding HAD family hydrolase yields the protein MIDFSSIKALFFDFGGVLINLDKQLCLDNLYKITGCDFSEMVSNYRQSGIFLRFEKGLATEQEFYDEIRAASKYPVTDEQIRDAWASFLLNVPEEKKHLLLALRKHFKVFMLSNTNVVHVNYSMNRNFDIDGHSRYDYFDKCYFSNEIHMAKPDPEIFEYILKDSGFKPEECLFLDDGEKNIEVASEMGFQTYLVQPREDLRPLFETVLNTVKTV from the coding sequence ATGATCGACTTTTCAAGCATCAAAGCACTCTTTTTTGATTTCGGCGGAGTGCTGATTAATCTGGATAAACAACTTTGTCTCGACAATTTATATAAAATCACCGGCTGCGATTTTTCCGAAATGGTGAGCAACTACCGGCAATCGGGCATCTTTCTGCGTTTCGAAAAAGGGTTGGCTACCGAACAAGAATTCTATGATGAGATCCGGGCGGCTTCCAAATATCCGGTTACCGATGAGCAAATTCGTGATGCCTGGGCCTCGTTTCTATTGAATGTGCCGGAAGAAAAAAAGCATTTATTACTTGCTTTACGGAAACATTTTAAGGTCTTTATGCTGAGTAACACCAATGTGGTTCATGTCAATTACAGTATGAACAGGAATTTCGATATTGACGGGCATTCCAGATATGATTATTTCGACAAGTGCTATTTTTCCAACGAAATTCACATGGCCAAACCCGACCCTGAAATTTTTGAATACATACTCAAAGATTCGGGATTCAAGCCGGAAGAATGCCTGTTTTTGGACGATGGAGAGAAGAACATTGAGGTTGCATCTGAAATGGGATTCCAAACATATCTGGTGCAACCCCGCGAAGATTTGAGACCGCTTTTCGAAACCGTACTGAATACGGTTAAGACCGTATAA
- a CDS encoding GIY-YIG nuclease family protein has protein sequence MCGCYVIFSKKLNRFYVGATQDDLSTRIEHHNQAMYDKNRFTALANDWELFLFIPANGYPHAIRMERKIKAMKSSVYIRNLCKYPELLQKLVSST, from the coding sequence ATGTGTGGATGCTATGTTATTTTCAGTAAAAAACTTAACCGATTCTATGTCGGAGCCACTCAGGATGACCTTTCTACAAGAATAGAACATCATAACCAAGCGATGTACGACAAGAATAGGTTTACGGCATTGGCAAATGATTGGGAACTCTTTCTGTTTATCCCCGCCAATGGCTATCCGCATGCCATTCGGATGGAAAGAAAAATCAAAGCCATGAAGTCTTCCGTATACATCCGTAATCTATGCAAGTATCCGGAACTTCTTCAAAAGTTGGTTAGTAGCACCTGA
- a CDS encoding flavodoxin, with product MKKIGLFYGAGIATAAIIAKIQEAFGDSQIDRIPVETARGVDFEAYDNLIMGVSTWFDGELPAHWDEIVPELKTLNLHKKKVAIFGLGDQQNYPDNFVDAIGLLAKVVEVQGAELAGQTSSEGYHFQQSQAIRDNNFLGLALDVDNQSDKTDDRIRNWVEQLKKEFV from the coding sequence ATGAAAAAGATAGGCTTGTTTTATGGAGCAGGTATAGCGACTGCTGCTATTATTGCAAAAATACAGGAGGCATTTGGCGATTCGCAAATTGACCGGATTCCCGTCGAAACCGCACGAGGAGTCGATTTTGAGGCGTATGATAACCTTATTATGGGCGTTTCTACCTGGTTTGACGGTGAATTGCCCGCTCATTGGGATGAAATCGTTCCGGAATTGAAGACATTGAATCTCCACAAGAAAAAAGTGGCAATTTTTGGACTGGGCGATCAGCAAAATTATCCCGACAATTTTGTTGATGCCATCGGTTTATTGGCAAAAGTGGTTGAAGTCCAGGGAGCCGAGTTGGCAGGGCAGACCTCGTCTGAGGGTTATCACTTCCAGCAATCACAGGCAATCAGAGATAACAACTTCTTAGGATTGGCACTTGATGTGGATAACCAGTCGGACAAGACCGATGATCGAATACGAAATTGGGTAGAACAATTGAAAAAAGAGTTCGTTTAG
- a CDS encoding alpha-ketoacid dehydrogenase subunit alpha/beta encodes MKTLDIYNTDKDTLQKWYHLLTLGRAIDEKAPMYQRQSLGWSFHAPYAGHDGIQLAIGQTFVRGQDFLFPYYRDMLTALSAGMTAEEIILNGISKATDLTSGGRHMSNHFSKIEWHIENISSAVGTQAMHAVGVARAMAYYNHTGVAITSIGEATVSEGYVYEAINGASTEKLPVIFVIQDNGYGISVPKKDQTANRKVAENFSGFKNLKIIYCNGKDVFDSMNAMTEARAHAIETGCPVIVHANCVRIGSHSNSDNQSLYRDEYELSYVKAADPLLKFRRMLLRYNRFTEEELLAIEAEVKKELSIANRNAIMAPDPDPATVLDFVLPEPYLPAKYTDGTHNETGEKTNLVTAINETLKSEFRYNPDTFLWGQDVANKDKGGVFNVTKGLQQEFGSKRVFNAPIAEDFIVGSANGMCRFDPKIHIVIEGAEFADYFWPAVEQYVECTHEYWRSNGQFTPNITLRLASGGYIGGGLYHSQNVEGALSTLPGARIVYPSFADDAAGLLRTAIRSKGFTLFLEPKALYNAVDAATVVPDDFEVPFGKARIRRTGDDATLITYGNTTHLCLKVAERLSKENIGNIEVIDIRSLIPLDKETLFESVKKTGKVIVVHEDKVFSGFGAELAATIGTEMFRYLDAPIQRVGSTFTPVGFHPVFEQAILPNEERIYKAAKELLEY; translated from the coding sequence ATGAAAACATTGGATATATATAACACAGATAAAGACACACTTCAAAAATGGTATCACCTGCTGACACTGGGACGGGCTATTGACGAAAAAGCTCCGATGTATCAGCGTCAATCGCTCGGGTGGTCATTTCATGCTCCTTACGCAGGGCATGATGGAATTCAGTTGGCCATCGGACAGACATTTGTCCGTGGTCAGGATTTTTTATTCCCGTATTATCGCGATATGCTGACCGCGTTATCAGCCGGAATGACTGCGGAAGAGATTATTTTGAACGGTATTTCCAAAGCGACGGATCTCACGAGTGGCGGCAGGCATATGTCCAACCATTTTTCGAAAATAGAATGGCATATCGAGAATATTTCTTCTGCCGTAGGCACGCAAGCCATGCATGCAGTAGGTGTCGCCCGCGCTATGGCTTATTATAACCATACGGGAGTGGCAATCACGTCTATTGGCGAAGCAACCGTCTCGGAAGGGTATGTCTATGAAGCAATTAATGGCGCGAGCACCGAGAAACTGCCGGTCATTTTTGTTATACAGGATAATGGCTACGGTATATCGGTACCCAAAAAAGATCAAACTGCGAACCGAAAAGTAGCCGAGAATTTTTCCGGATTCAAAAATCTGAAAATCATTTATTGCAATGGCAAGGACGTGTTCGATTCGATGAATGCCATGACCGAAGCCCGCGCACATGCCATCGAGACGGGTTGCCCTGTGATTGTGCATGCCAATTGTGTACGTATCGGCTCTCATTCCAATTCGGACAACCAGTCACTATACCGGGATGAATATGAGTTGTCGTATGTAAAAGCTGCCGATCCGCTTCTTAAATTTCGCCGCATGTTGTTGCGTTATAATCGTTTCACGGAAGAAGAGCTGTTGGCAATAGAAGCCGAAGTAAAGAAAGAACTCAGCATTGCTAATCGCAATGCCATTATGGCTCCCGATCCCGATCCGGCTACAGTACTGGATTTCGTATTGCCCGAACCCTATCTTCCGGCAAAATATACTGACGGAACACACAACGAAACCGGAGAAAAGACGAATCTGGTGACGGCCATCAACGAAACATTAAAGAGCGAATTCCGCTATAATCCCGACACCTTCCTTTGGGGTCAGGATGTGGCCAACAAGGATAAGGGAGGCGTCTTTAACGTGACAAAAGGTTTACAGCAGGAGTTTGGTAGCAAACGCGTATTCAATGCGCCTATTGCAGAAGACTTTATTGTGGGATCAGCGAATGGTATGTGCCGCTTCGACCCCAAAATTCATATCGTAATAGAGGGAGCCGAATTTGCAGATTATTTCTGGCCGGCAGTAGAGCAGTATGTTGAATGTACCCATGAATATTGGCGAAGCAACGGACAATTTACGCCAAATATTACGTTGCGCCTTGCTTCCGGAGGATATATAGGCGGAGGATTGTATCATTCACAAAATGTTGAAGGAGCGTTGTCGACTTTGCCCGGAGCACGAATTGTCTACCCTTCTTTTGCCGACGATGCCGCGGGTTTGTTGCGCACGGCAATACGATCAAAAGGATTTACCCTATTTCTGGAACCCAAGGCATTGTATAATGCGGTGGACGCCGCTACTGTCGTTCCCGATGATTTTGAAGTTCCCTTTGGTAAAGCACGGATTCGCAGGACAGGCGATGATGCGACCCTGATTACATACGGAAATACAACCCATCTTTGCCTGAAAGTAGCAGAACGTCTTTCTAAAGAAAACATAGGAAATATTGAAGTGATTGATATCCGTTCGCTTATCCCTCTCGACAAAGAGACGTTGTTTGAATCGGTAAAAAAAACAGGCAAGGTGATTGTCGTGCATGAAGACAAGGTATTTTCCGGTTTCGGGGCTGAACTTGCTGCCACGATCGGAACCGAGATGTTCCGTTATCTTGACGCGCCCATCCAACGGGTCGGCTCTACCTTTACGCCGGTTGGCTTTCATCCGGTTTTTGAGCAGGCCATTCTACCAAACGAAGAACGTATTTATAAGGCGGCAAAAGAATTGCTGGAATATTAA